A single genomic interval of Shewanella halotolerans harbors:
- a CDS encoding long-chain fatty acid--CoA ligase, which translates to MTQVNNASTARAFDMGSLDTFPKILRHNAANWGKEIAMREKEFGIWTEFSWQDYHNRVKWMALAFDHLGIKSHSTIALLGENRPEWVWGEVAAHALACFSLGIYQDSLHEEVAYLLNRSEAQVIVAEDEEQCDKLLELGDSIPSVKYIVYCDPRGMRKYDDPRLISVEEIYRLGQEVDNTQPRHYDNLVDAGKAENIAIYCTTSGTTSKPKIVLLQGSKFIDHCCSYLRADPRAPGDNYVSVLPLPWIMEQVYAVGQALIARQIVNFVEEQETMMADLREIGPSFVLLAPRVWEGILADVKARMMDSTPLKQKLFDFAMKRAEQRLAEGRRSKLADIILMKALRDRLGFSFLKSAATGGAAMGPDTFKFFQAIGVPLRQLYGQTEMCGAYTIHDEHDVDYDTVGVAFDTAELKVINTDSEGVGEVIARTVGMFNGYLGDQAAYDEDVKDGWMHTGDAGYFKPSGHLVVIDRIKDLAKTSQGIQYSPQYIENKLKFSSFIGEAVILGKDKPYLSAILCIRFSIVSKWAEQQGLAFTNYTNLSSLPEVYQQLQAEVERVNETLPDAQKINKFILLYKELDADDGELTRTRKVRRGVIADKYGEIIEAIYGDQSHVDIDTVITFQDGTKSRVQTQVKVATVIAPRQSIEGEASQRRAS; encoded by the coding sequence ATGACTCAGGTAAATAATGCGTCGACGGCGCGGGCCTTCGACATGGGTTCACTCGATACCTTTCCCAAGATCCTGCGCCACAATGCGGCCAACTGGGGTAAAGAGATTGCCATGCGCGAGAAGGAGTTTGGCATCTGGACCGAATTCAGCTGGCAAGATTATCACAACCGGGTGAAGTGGATGGCGCTGGCCTTCGATCATCTGGGCATTAAATCACACAGCACCATAGCCCTGCTGGGCGAGAACCGTCCCGAGTGGGTCTGGGGCGAAGTGGCGGCCCATGCGCTGGCCTGCTTCTCACTGGGGATTTATCAAGACTCGCTGCACGAAGAGGTGGCCTACCTGCTTAACCGCAGCGAGGCCCAGGTGATCGTCGCCGAAGATGAGGAGCAGTGCGACAAGCTGCTGGAGCTGGGCGACAGCATCCCTTCGGTGAAATATATCGTCTACTGTGACCCTCGCGGCATGCGCAAGTATGACGACCCACGCCTCATCAGCGTCGAGGAGATCTATCGTCTCGGCCAGGAGGTGGATAACACCCAGCCTCGGCACTACGATAACCTTGTGGATGCGGGCAAGGCCGAGAACATCGCCATCTACTGCACCACCTCGGGCACCACCTCTAAGCCCAAGATTGTCTTGTTGCAGGGTAGTAAGTTTATCGATCACTGCTGCTCTTATCTGCGGGCCGATCCCCGCGCGCCGGGGGACAACTATGTCTCTGTACTGCCGCTGCCCTGGATCATGGAGCAGGTCTACGCCGTGGGTCAGGCGCTTATCGCCCGTCAGATCGTCAACTTCGTCGAAGAGCAGGAAACCATGATGGCGGATCTGCGCGAGATAGGCCCTAGCTTCGTCTTGCTGGCCCCAAGGGTGTGGGAAGGGATCCTCGCCGATGTGAAGGCGCGCATGATGGACTCGACCCCGCTCAAGCAGAAGTTATTCGACTTTGCCATGAAGCGCGCCGAGCAGCGACTAGCCGAGGGCAGACGCTCTAAGCTGGCCGACATCATCTTGATGAAGGCGCTGCGCGATCGCCTAGGGTTTTCCTTCTTAAAATCGGCGGCCACAGGCGGCGCGGCCATGGGGCCGGATACCTTCAAGTTCTTCCAGGCGATCGGCGTGCCTCTGCGTCAGCTCTACGGCCAGACAGAGATGTGCGGCGCCTACACCATACACGACGAACATGACGTAGATTACGACACTGTCGGTGTGGCCTTCGATACCGCCGAACTTAAGGTGATCAACACCGACAGCGAAGGGGTGGGCGAGGTGATCGCCAGAACCGTAGGCATGTTCAATGGCTATCTGGGCGATCAGGCGGCCTATGATGAAGATGTCAAAGATGGCTGGATGCACACAGGTGACGCAGGTTATTTCAAGCCCTCGGGCCACCTGGTGGTGATCGACCGCATCAAAGACCTGGCCAAAACCAGCCAGGGCATTCAGTACTCGCCCCAGTATATCGAGAACAAGCTTAAGTTCTCCTCCTTCATCGGTGAGGCGGTGATCTTAGGCAAGGACAAGCCCTATCTGTCGGCCATTCTCTGTATCCGTTTCAGTATCGTCTCCAAGTGGGCCGAGCAGCAGGGACTGGCCTTCACCAACTACACCAACCTGTCGAGCCTGCCCGAGGTGTATCAGCAGCTACAGGCCGAGGTGGAGCGGGTGAACGAGACCCTGCCCGATGCGCAGAAGATCAACAAGTTTATCTTGCTTTACAAGGAGCTGGACGCCGATGACGGCGAGCTGACCCGTACCCGTAAGGTGAGACGTGGGGTGATAGCCGACAAGTATGGCGAGATCATCGAGGCCATCTATGGCGACCAGTCCCATGTGGATATCGACACAGTGATCACCTTCCAGGATGGCACCAAGTCGCGCGTCCAAACTCAAGTCAAGGTGGCGACCGTGATCGCCCCGCGTCAGTCCATCGAGGGCGAGGCGAGTCAAAGGAGAGCATCATGA
- a CDS encoding branched-chain amino acid ABC transporter permease, translating into MNFELLIQLIINGLIVGLLYGVVGMCFVLVYKSTQIVNFAQGEFLLVGAWVCWAFLTYFQLPFFVGFLFTLCFMALFGVLLQMIVLRPMIGEPIISVIMVTIGLSIFFQSLTKWIFGVSPQSYPQVFDTQSIAIFGLNIELAYLMSTVIAILIMAGFFLFFKYSKHGLAMRATAFDQQVAQSLGISVKQVFAMSWGIAATVSATAGVVIGMVNGVSDSLSTIGIKVFPAVILGGLDSIVGAIIGGVVIGVLENVAEFFDSQWLHIGNMYNIAPFYVLLVILWFKPYGLFGTRDIERI; encoded by the coding sequence ATGAATTTTGAACTCTTAATTCAATTAATTATCAACGGCCTGATCGTCGGCCTGCTGTATGGCGTGGTGGGCATGTGTTTCGTGCTGGTGTACAAGTCGACCCAGATCGTTAACTTCGCCCAGGGGGAGTTTTTGCTGGTGGGGGCCTGGGTCTGCTGGGCGTTTTTGACCTATTTCCAGCTGCCCTTTTTCGTCGGCTTCCTCTTCACCCTCTGTTTCATGGCGCTGTTTGGTGTGCTGCTGCAGATGATAGTGCTGCGCCCCATGATAGGCGAGCCGATCATCTCGGTGATCATGGTGACCATAGGCCTGTCTATCTTCTTCCAGTCGCTGACCAAGTGGATATTCGGCGTGTCACCCCAGAGCTACCCTCAGGTGTTCGACACTCAGTCCATCGCCATCTTCGGCCTGAACATAGAGCTGGCTTATTTGATGAGTACGGTAATCGCGATATTGATCATGGCGGGCTTCTTCCTCTTCTTTAAGTATTCCAAGCACGGCCTGGCGATGCGCGCTACGGCGTTCGATCAGCAGGTGGCCCAGAGTCTGGGGATCTCGGTCAAGCAGGTGTTTGCCATGAGCTGGGGCATCGCCGCCACCGTCTCGGCCACCGCCGGCGTGGTGATCGGCATGGTTAACGGCGTATCTGATTCGCTCTCCACCATAGGCATCAAGGTGTTCCCCGCGGTGATCCTGGGGGGGCTGGACTCCATCGTCGGGGCCATCATCGGCGGCGTGGTGATAGGTGTGCTGGAAAACGTCGCCGAGTTCTTCGACAGCCAGTGGCTGCATATCGGCAACATGTACAACATCGCCCCCTTCTATGTCTTGCTGGTGATCCTCTGGTTCAAGCCTTACGGCCTGTTCGGCACCCGTGATATCGAGCGAATTTAA
- a CDS encoding branched-chain amino acid ABC transporter permease yields MSSLAMRPCGDFRTSYKADNTIFETKTIRLVTFLVIALACAAPLVLDGYFLTLFIQISYLGIAALGLNILVGFTGQISLGHGAFFGFGAFASAWLNTSFNIPVVFCIPLAGFLTMGVGMMFGMPAARIKGLYLAIATLAAQFIIQDFFGRAEWFTGGASGAMAAPVSLFGFDFDTDMSFYFIALFALVFMYIWGCNLMRSRDGRAFVAVRDHYLSAEIMGVKLNKYRLLSFGISSFYAGIGGALYAHYLGYVSSEGFTILMSIQFLAMVIIGGLGSIKGTLMGVVFMVLLPEVLEGMVGLMKYTDYGNLPMVTDGLAYIKEMAIGLVIILFLIFEPEGLAHRWGQIKNYWKCYPFAY; encoded by the coding sequence ATGTCTAGTTTAGCGATGCGCCCGTGCGGGGATTTTCGCACCAGCTATAAAGCTGACAATACGATTTTTGAAACCAAGACCATACGCCTGGTGACCTTTCTGGTGATCGCGCTTGCCTGCGCAGCGCCCCTGGTATTGGACGGCTACTTTCTGACTCTGTTTATTCAGATCTCATACTTAGGTATCGCCGCCCTGGGGCTGAATATCCTGGTGGGCTTTACCGGGCAGATATCCTTAGGCCACGGCGCCTTTTTCGGCTTCGGCGCCTTCGCCTCGGCTTGGCTCAACACCAGCTTTAACATCCCTGTGGTGTTTTGTATTCCGCTGGCGGGCTTTCTCACCATGGGCGTGGGCATGATGTTCGGTATGCCGGCTGCAAGGATCAAGGGGCTCTATTTGGCGATTGCTACTCTGGCGGCTCAGTTCATCATTCAGGACTTCTTCGGCCGCGCCGAATGGTTTACCGGTGGTGCGTCCGGCGCCATGGCGGCGCCCGTCAGCCTGTTCGGTTTCGATTTTGACACAGACATGAGCTTCTATTTTATCGCCCTGTTTGCCCTGGTGTTCATGTATATCTGGGGCTGCAACCTGATGCGTAGCCGCGACGGCCGCGCCTTCGTTGCGGTGCGCGACCACTATCTATCGGCCGAGATCATGGGGGTTAAGCTCAACAAGTATCGCCTCTTGTCCTTCGGCATCTCCTCTTTCTATGCCGGCATAGGTGGCGCCCTGTACGCCCACTACCTGGGGTATGTCTCCTCCGAGGGCTTTACCATCTTAATGTCGATTCAGTTCCTGGCCATGGTGATCATCGGCGGTCTGGGCTCTATCAAGGGCACCCTGATGGGCGTGGTCTTCATGGTGCTGCTGCCCGAGGTGTTAGAGGGCATGGTGGGACTGATGAAGTATACCGACTACGGCAACCTGCCTATGGTCACCGACGGCCTGGCCTACATCAAGGAGATGGCTATCGGCCTGGTGATTATCCTGTTCCTCATCTTCGAACCCGAGGGACTGGCCCATCGCTGGGGACAAATTAAGAACTATTGGAAGTGTTACCCCTTCGCCTATTAA
- a CDS encoding ABC transporter substrate-binding protein produces the protein MTKKILLSTTLACFAFASGAAQAEDTVFVGHLADMSGPTAFVGKPYADGVRDALAYINAHGGIDGTKLEYETIDYAYKVPQAIASYKKWLSRKNMVAMQGWGTADTEALISFAAKDKTPIFSASYSGHLTDPQGKNPNTTKPAPYNFFYGASYSDACRGLVQWAADDWKAKGGKGKPKFTHIGANHPFPNAPKEACAEYATELGFDVQPSVVISMKPGDFKAQCLSLKSSGTNYGYIGNLGGSVQSLIKSCDTVGTDIQFMSNIWGGDKLVFKAAGEGVKNYIFPTMTPFWTDDVPGMKLVREISKMSDSTGKEERLHHYIRGVCSTYFMKESMEWAKAHGGITGENVKKGMYVHKDWVPKGLEGVCLAATWTPEDHRGINQVNIYKGNYNHGDIKVEKVNQVTLERRVDWLGY, from the coding sequence ATGACTAAAAAAATATTACTTAGCACCACGCTTGCTTGTTTCGCCTTCGCCTCGGGCGCTGCCCAGGCCGAAGACACGGTTTTTGTTGGCCACCTGGCCGACATGTCTGGCCCCACGGCCTTCGTGGGTAAGCCATACGCCGACGGTGTGCGTGACGCGCTGGCTTATATCAATGCCCATGGTGGCATCGACGGCACTAAGCTGGAATATGAGACCATAGACTATGCCTACAAAGTGCCTCAGGCGATCGCCTCATACAAGAAGTGGCTGTCGCGCAAGAACATGGTGGCCATGCAGGGTTGGGGCACAGCCGATACCGAGGCGCTGATCTCTTTTGCCGCCAAGGATAAGACGCCTATCTTCTCGGCCTCTTACTCTGGTCATCTGACCGACCCTCAGGGCAAGAACCCGAATACCACTAAGCCGGCGCCATATAACTTCTTCTACGGCGCGTCTTACTCTGACGCCTGTCGCGGCCTGGTGCAGTGGGCCGCCGATGACTGGAAGGCTAAGGGCGGTAAGGGCAAGCCTAAGTTTACCCATATCGGCGCCAACCATCCTTTCCCTAACGCGCCGAAAGAGGCCTGTGCCGAATACGCCACTGAGCTGGGCTTCGATGTGCAGCCATCCGTGGTGATCTCCATGAAGCCGGGTGACTTTAAGGCCCAGTGTTTGAGTCTTAAGAGCTCAGGCACCAACTATGGCTATATCGGCAACCTTGGGGGCTCGGTGCAGTCACTGATCAAGTCTTGCGACACTGTCGGTACCGATATCCAGTTCATGTCTAACATCTGGGGTGGCGATAAGTTGGTATTCAAGGCCGCCGGTGAAGGGGTGAAGAACTATATCTTCCCGACCATGACGCCCTTCTGGACCGACGATGTGCCGGGCATGAAGCTGGTACGCGAGATCTCTAAGATGTCTGACAGCACGGGTAAAGAGGAGCGTCTGCACCACTATATCCGTGGCGTCTGCTCGACCTATTTCATGAAGGAGTCTATGGAGTGGGCCAAGGCACACGGTGGCATTACAGGTGAGAACGTGAAGAAGGGTATGTATGTGCACAAAGACTGGGTGCCTAAGGGCCTAGAGGGGGTCTGCCTGGCCGCTACCTGGACGCCGGAAGATCACCGTGGTATCAACCAGGTCAACATCTACAAGGGTAACTATAACCATGGCGACATTAAGGTCGAGAAGGTTAATCAGGTGACCCTTGAGCGTCGCGTCGACTGGTTAGGCTATTAA
- a CDS encoding ABC transporter ATP-binding protein: MTQAVQLKPETPLLAINNIEVVYDDVIQVLRGVSIEVPQGEIVTLLGPNGAGKSTTLKAISGLLKTENGEVSRGDIHFMGERIDVKNADEVVRSGLFQVMEGRRIVEDMTVIENLKLGAYTRRDGQVNQDIEMVFNYFPRLKERTGLAGYLSGGEQQMLAIGRALMARPKMICLDEPSMGLSPLLVKEVFGIIEKINREQGITMLLVEQNANYALKAANYGYIMESGKIVLDGTKAQLLNNEDVKEFYLGGGNETRKSFKNLKSYKRRKRWL; this comes from the coding sequence ATGACACAAGCAGTGCAGTTAAAGCCCGAGACGCCACTTCTCGCAATCAACAATATCGAAGTGGTCTATGACGATGTGATCCAGGTGCTACGCGGCGTGAGCATAGAGGTGCCACAGGGCGAGATAGTGACCCTGCTGGGCCCCAACGGTGCCGGTAAGTCCACCACCCTCAAGGCGATCTCTGGCTTGCTAAAGACAGAAAATGGCGAGGTGTCCCGCGGTGACATCCACTTCATGGGCGAGCGTATCGATGTGAAGAACGCCGATGAGGTGGTGCGCTCTGGCCTGTTTCAGGTAATGGAGGGGCGCCGCATCGTCGAGGATATGACGGTGATCGAAAACCTGAAATTAGGGGCCTATACCCGCCGCGACGGTCAGGTGAATCAGGATATCGAGATGGTATTCAACTACTTCCCGCGCCTCAAGGAGCGCACCGGGCTGGCGGGTTACCTGTCGGGCGGTGAGCAGCAGATGCTGGCCATCGGCCGCGCCCTGATGGCAAGACCTAAGATGATCTGCCTGGATGAGCCCTCCATGGGGCTGTCGCCTCTGCTGGTAAAAGAGGTGTTTGGCATCATAGAGAAGATCAACCGCGAGCAGGGTATTACCATGCTGCTGGTGGAGCAGAATGCCAACTACGCCCTTAAGGCGGCCAACTATGGCTACATCATGGAGTCGGGCAAAATCGTACTCGACGGCACCAAGGCGCAGCTGCTCAACAACGAAGATGTGAAGGAGTTCTATCTGGGGGGCGGCAACGAAACCCGTAAGAGCTTCAAAAACTTAAAGTCGTACAAACGCCGTAAGCGTTGGCTGTAG
- a CDS encoding phenylacetate--CoA ligase family protein, whose product MAEYFIPEERLVPEQREQQLMAALPEQLSYAKANCRYYAERLADIEVSSVDSREALATLPITRKADLIALQAKQPPFAGMTPNRPSGRIFQSPGPIYDPECDGHDWWRMGQAFFAAGFRPGDLVQNCLAYHLTPGGFIMDSGAKACGCTVIPAGPGQSEMQLDLIASLRPNGYCGTPSFLNILLEKGKALGKDTSSITKALVSGEALTPSLKASFEAADIDVKQAYVTADIGLIAFESVSGEGLVVAEDIIVEIVRPGTLTPVPEGEVGEVVVTSFNRDYPLVRFATGDLSAIMPGTSACGRTNVRIKGWLGRADQTTKVKGLFVHPEQVERIRRRHPGIAKVRLVVTRQQENDLMHLLCEVDEAMRPQLDIAAVQDSIRAETQLSGEVALVAPGALADDGVVIEDQR is encoded by the coding sequence ATGGCCGAGTATTTTATACCCGAAGAGAGGCTTGTGCCCGAGCAGCGCGAGCAGCAGCTGATGGCGGCGCTGCCTGAGCAGCTCAGCTACGCCAAGGCAAATTGCCGCTATTACGCCGAGCGACTGGCAGATATTGAGGTGAGCAGCGTCGATAGTCGAGAGGCACTCGCGACTCTGCCCATTACCCGTAAGGCGGATCTTATCGCCCTGCAGGCCAAGCAGCCGCCCTTTGCCGGCATGACGCCCAATCGCCCCAGTGGGCGTATCTTTCAGTCACCCGGGCCCATCTATGATCCCGAGTGTGATGGCCATGACTGGTGGCGCATGGGTCAGGCCTTCTTCGCCGCAGGGTTCCGCCCCGGCGACTTGGTGCAGAACTGCCTGGCTTATCATCTGACGCCTGGGGGCTTTATCATGGATTCGGGCGCGAAGGCCTGCGGCTGCACTGTGATCCCGGCAGGGCCTGGGCAGAGCGAGATGCAGCTGGACCTTATCGCCTCGCTTAGGCCAAATGGCTACTGCGGCACCCCATCGTTTCTTAATATCTTGCTGGAGAAGGGCAAGGCCCTGGGTAAGGATACCAGCTCCATCACCAAGGCGCTGGTGTCGGGCGAGGCGTTAACCCCCTCTCTCAAGGCCAGCTTCGAGGCGGCGGATATCGACGTCAAGCAGGCCTATGTCACCGCCGATATTGGCCTCATCGCCTTCGAGAGCGTTTCGGGTGAGGGCCTGGTGGTCGCCGAAGACATCATCGTCGAGATAGTGCGGCCCGGCACCTTAACCCCTGTGCCCGAGGGTGAGGTAGGCGAGGTGGTGGTCACCAGCTTTAACCGCGACTATCCCCTGGTGCGTTTTGCCACCGGAGATCTATCGGCCATTATGCCGGGCACGAGCGCCTGCGGTCGCACCAATGTGCGTATCAAGGGCTGGCTGGGACGCGCGGATCAGACTACTAAGGTGAAGGGGCTGTTTGTCCATCCCGAGCAGGTGGAGCGGATTCGTCGCCGTCATCCCGGTATCGCTAAGGTGCGCTTGGTGGTCACCCGCCAACAGGAAAACGATCTGATGCATCTGCTGTGCGAGGTGGATGAGGCTATGCGGCCACAACTGGATATTGCCGCCGTGCAGGACTCTATTCGCGCCGAGACCCAGCTATCGGGCGAGGTGGCGCTGGTGGCGCCAGGCGCCCTGGCGGATGATGGGGTGGTGATAGAGGATCAGAGGTAG
- a CDS encoding winged helix-turn-helix transcriptional regulator, which produces MVHATAPENYCNVDKYLSLISTKWTAHIIYLLSQHPVMRFGQIQKQLALVSSKVLSSRLKLLEAEKFIWREQQATIPVTVNYGLTPKGQELADIVLKIVEKTESWSLDGHK; this is translated from the coding sequence ATGGTTCACGCCACCGCCCCCGAAAATTACTGTAATGTCGATAAATATCTGTCCTTAATATCAACCAAATGGACAGCCCATATTATCTATCTCCTCAGTCAACACCCAGTGATGAGATTTGGTCAGATCCAGAAGCAACTTGCCCTCGTCTCCAGCAAGGTACTGAGTTCGCGTTTAAAGCTACTGGAGGCTGAAAAGTTTATCTGGCGGGAGCAGCAAGCGACCATCCCGGTAACAGTTAACTATGGACTGACACCAAAAGGGCAAGAGCTGGCCGATATCGTCCTCAAGATTGTCGAAAAAACAGAATCATGGAGCCTGGATGGCCACAAGTGA
- a CDS encoding YybH family protein → MRVAKIITIALVFLVFSVAAESPVEYPKPQSPSELHGLFAQYFKHKDLQGLSTLFATDAKFILDDKGRAAIGRKAIVSELEKYLGVKGEMQTLSKSVHINGDIALVRSQWKISGTDLKGTALEVMQYQNYGWVYVIDNPNGY, encoded by the coding sequence ATGAGAGTCGCCAAGATAATAACGATTGCTTTGGTCTTTTTAGTTTTTAGTGTTGCCGCGGAGTCACCAGTTGAGTACCCCAAGCCACAGTCGCCCAGTGAACTTCATGGGTTGTTTGCACAGTACTTTAAGCACAAGGATCTGCAAGGCTTATCGACGCTTTTCGCTACCGACGCAAAATTCATTCTCGATGATAAGGGGCGGGCCGCCATTGGCAGAAAAGCCATTGTCAGCGAGTTGGAAAAATATCTAGGGGTCAAGGGAGAGATGCAGACCTTGTCAAAGTCGGTTCATATTAATGGCGATATCGCGCTAGTAAGATCTCAATGGAAAATCTCGGGTACAGATTTAAAGGGGACAGCGCTTGAAGTCATGCAATACCAAAATTACGGCTGGGTGTACGTTATAGATAATCCAAATGGATATTAA
- a CDS encoding proline--tRNA ligase has product MRVSKYLLSTQKETPANAEVVSHQLMLRAGMIRRNASGLYSWLPSGLRVLRKVEAIVREEMNNAGAVEILMPMVQPADLWVETGRWDKFGPELLRFQDRHNRDFVLGPTHEEVITDIIRKEVSSYKQLPLNLYQIQTKFRDEVRPRFGVMRSREFLMKDAYSFHLDQETMDDTYQAMYTAYSNILGRMGLAFRPVLADTGSIGGSMSHEFHVLANSGEDLIAYSTESDYAANIEKAEAPMPTEPRGAATMEMSVIDTPNAKTIEELVEQHGIAIEKTIKTIIVKGASEEAPLVAVIVRGDHELNEVKVEKLDAVLAPFEMAGEAEIRDALGAGPGSLGPVGMTIPVYVDHSVNVMSDFAAGANQDGKHYVGINWERDLPQAEVADLRNVIEGEPSPCGKGTIGLLRGIEVGHIFQLGTNYSKAMGASVLDENGKAQTLLMGCYGVGVSRIVAAAIEQNHDDRGIIWPAAIAPFKVGILPMNMHKSHRIKDMAEKLYSDLCDAGIEVLFDDRKERPGVMFADMELIGLPHVIVIGERNIDNGVFEYKNRRTGEKQEIPFEEIVDFIKSAK; this is encoded by the coding sequence ATGCGAGTTAGCAAGTACCTGCTTTCAACACAAAAAGAGACCCCAGCAAACGCTGAGGTGGTCAGTCATCAATTAATGCTGCGCGCCGGCATGATACGTCGTAACGCTTCTGGCCTATACAGCTGGTTGCCGTCAGGCTTACGTGTGCTGCGCAAAGTCGAAGCGATCGTTCGCGAAGAGATGAACAATGCAGGTGCTGTTGAGATCTTGATGCCCATGGTGCAACCGGCAGACCTTTGGGTTGAAACCGGCCGCTGGGACAAATTTGGCCCAGAGCTGCTACGTTTCCAAGACAGACACAACCGCGACTTCGTACTGGGCCCAACCCACGAAGAGGTGATCACCGACATCATTCGTAAAGAGGTTAGCTCTTACAAGCAGCTTCCGCTGAACCTGTATCAGATCCAGACCAAGTTCCGCGACGAGGTGCGTCCCCGTTTCGGCGTGATGCGTTCACGCGAGTTCCTGATGAAAGATGCCTACTCTTTCCATCTTGATCAGGAGACCATGGATGATACCTATCAGGCCATGTACACCGCCTACAGCAACATCTTAGGCCGTATGGGTCTGGCCTTCCGTCCGGTATTGGCCGACACAGGTTCTATCGGTGGCAGCATGTCACACGAATTCCACGTGCTGGCCAACAGCGGTGAAGACCTGATCGCCTACTCGACCGAGAGCGACTACGCCGCCAACATCGAAAAGGCCGAGGCGCCAATGCCTACCGAGCCTCGTGGCGCAGCCACCATGGAAATGAGCGTTATCGACACACCAAACGCCAAGACCATCGAAGAGTTGGTTGAGCAGCACGGTATCGCCATCGAGAAGACCATCAAGACCATTATCGTTAAGGGCGCCAGCGAAGAGGCACCTTTGGTAGCCGTGATCGTGCGTGGCGACCATGAGCTGAACGAAGTCAAAGTCGAGAAGCTCGATGCCGTACTGGCACCATTTGAGATGGCCGGTGAAGCAGAGATCCGCGATGCACTGGGTGCAGGCCCTGGCTCACTCGGCCCAGTTGGCATGACCATCCCTGTGTATGTGGATCACAGCGTTAACGTCATGAGCGACTTTGCCGCCGGTGCCAACCAAGACGGTAAGCACTATGTGGGCATCAACTGGGAACGCGATCTGCCACAGGCAGAGGTTGCCGACCTGCGTAACGTTATCGAAGGTGAGCCTAGCCCATGTGGCAAGGGCACCATCGGCCTGCTACGCGGCATCGAAGTGGGTCACATCTTCCAGCTGGGCACCAACTACTCAAAAGCCATGGGCGCCAGCGTACTGGACGAGAACGGCAAGGCACAGACACTGCTGATGGGTTGTTACGGTGTTGGCGTGAGCCGTATCGTGGCCGCAGCTATCGAGCAGAACCACGACGATCGTGGCATCATCTGGCCAGCCGCCATCGCACCGTTCAAGGTAGGTATCCTGCCGATGAACATGCACAAGTCACATCGCATCAAAGATATGGCCGAGAAGCTCTACAGCGATCTTTGCGATGCCGGCATCGAAGTGCTGTTCGACGACCGTAAAGAGCGTCCAGGCGTGATGTTTGCCGACATGGAGCTGATTGGTCTGCCGCACGTCATCGTGATTGGCGAGCGCAACATAGACAACGGCGTATTCGAATACAAGAACCGTCGTACCGGCGAGAAGCAAGAGATCCCATTCGAGGAGATCGTCGACTTCATCAAGTCTGCCAAGTAA